One Desulfomonile tiedjei genomic window, GACGCAGGGCTCACCCTGGTCCATCAGATACGCGGCCCGGTAAATCATGAGCCGCGCAGCCTCTATTTCACTGGCCATGTCTGCGAAAAGGAACTGAAGCCCCTGAAAGCTAATGATCGACCGGCCAAATTGCTGGCGCTTATGGGCATATGTGAGTGAATAATCAAAGGCCTGCTGTGCCAGACCGGTAGCACACGCCCCGATACTGATTCGCCCCCCATTCAGCCCCGTGAGGGCCATGTTGAGCCCTTTACCTTCCTCGCCAAGGAGGTTCTCTGCCGGGACGAAACAGTCGTTGAAGTTCAACTCGGTGGTAGGGGAAGAGTTGAGGCCCATTTTCGCCTCATGAGGCCCGAAGGTGAACCCCGGCGTCCCCTTTTCAACCAGCACAGCGCTGATACCTTTCTGCTTTTGACTCTCATCCGTCCGCACCATCACGGCGTAAATGTCCGCAACTTCACCGCTGGTGACGTATAATTTCGTCCCATTCAGGACGTAACCGCCATCGGTCTTGACCGCGCTGGTACTTAACGCGGCCGCGTCGGAGCCCGCCTCCCCTTCGGTAAGCGAATATGCAGCGAGCTTCTCTCCCAAGGCCAACGGTTTTACGAAACGCTGACGCTGTTCTTCGTTTCCGTAATGGTAGATCAAGTGCGTCACCATGTTGTGAACGCTCAGGTACACAGCGGTGGCAAAACACCCTTTGGCGACTTCCTCGAAAATCAGGGCTGCGGTGAGTCTTCCGACTCCTGTTCCTTCGCATTCTTCCGGAACGTAGAGGCCCGTGAAATCCAGTTCACCCATTTTGTCGAAGACTTCCCGAGAAAAAATGCATTTTTCTTCCCATTCCCTGGCGTGGGGAGCAAGCTCCTTGGTCGAGAAGTCCCTGGCGGCCTTCTTTATCAAACGCTGTTCATCGGTTAACTTGAAATCCATAATGATCTCCCGTACACGGGTGTGGATTTGATAGGGTCATGCAGGAATGCGGGACTTCGCTCCTCGGAAGGACAGAGAACGGACTATTCCCCCGTGTAAGTGAAGGGTTACCCGCGCAGCTAAGACGCTGTGACAAAAAAATTGCTGGAACTGATATGGTGTTTCCTGTTGTCTAATTACCTGTTATGAGATCAATCAGTCAATGAAAAACCGCTCAATGCCGCACCGAGCGCTCACGAGGAGGCACGGGAATTGTTAAACATTTACCAAGCGTTGCGAACAGTCGGGGAGATTTTTGGAATTGAAGCTCAGTACATCGACACCTGGGGCAAAGTCAGGCGAACAGACCCGAAGACCGCAGCGCGCGTGCTTAAAGCCAAAGGGCTTACCATCAGCACAGAACAATTGGCCCTGGATCCGCAAGTCGTGGTCGTTTCAATCGATGATCTGCCGTCTCGCTGCTCGGTCTACTTGGCCGAAAGGATCACCGACGAGGCACTGGCCTCCCCGGTAGGGCAAATCACCGTGTCCGGCGGTGAAGGAACCTCTCTCTATCATGAATATTCATTTGATGGCGAGGCCGCGCTAGTGGATGCGGATGACGATACGGGCCTCGTCCGTCTTTCGTTCCCCTTTCCTCAAGAACTGGAGACCGGACCTTACAAAGTTCGGGTGGAAGCGGTGATAGGCCGAGAAACCCATTCCTGCTCGTGCATTTGGATCGTATGTCCTGCGAAGGCCTATCTGCCGCCTGATATTCAAACGGGCAGGCGAGTAGCCGGGGTGGGGTTGGCTCTATATGGTGTCCGCTCGGAAAAGAATTGGGGCATCGGGGATTTCTCGGATTTAATAAAGATTATCGATTGGGCACACGAGGAACTCCATGTGGATTTTGTCGGCCTGAATCCTCTCCATGCTCTTTTCAACAAAAGGCCGTGTACAAGCAGTCCATATCTTCCCTCCAGCCGTTTGTTTCGGAATTTCATATATCTGGATGTGCCGGGGATGGAGGACTACTCCGGCTCCAAAAAGGCTCAGGCATTACTCGAATCGCCTGAGACGCGTCGAAGGATTCAAGCTCTCAGGGACGAGACTCAGGTCAACTACGAGGAGGTGTCCGCTCTGAAGCTGCTCATTCTACGGGAGTTATTCCGAAATTTCTTGGAGAATCACCGGAAGCCCGGCGGGGGGACTAATCGATGGAAGGAGTTCGCTGAATTTATAACATCAGGAGGCGTGCACCTTGAGCGGTACGCGACTTTCTGCGCGCTTCAAGAACATTTTCAAGAGAGTCTCCCGGAGGCGGAAAGCTGGCGAGATTGGCCGGCAGCGTTCCACGATCCCGAATCCGAGCAGGTCAAGGACTTTCAGGCGAAGAACGAAGACCAAATCCTGTTCTGGGCATACCTCCAGTGGCAGATAGACGAACAGCTAAACTGGGCCCAACAGCACGCTCTTGGCCTCGGCATGCTCATTGGTCTTTATCATGACGAGGCCCTTGCCGTAGATCGCAACGGTGCGGATTTCTGGGCCTGGCGCGAGTTTTTTCACGAAGGCTTCCGAGTCGGCGCGCCTCCGGACGAATTCGCCCCGGACGGCCAGGACTGGGGCTTCCCGCCCCCGAACGGGGACAAGATACGGAGTTCAGGTTACGACCTTTTTTTCAGGAAACTGGGTGCCAGCTGCAAACGCGGTGGCGCTCTGAGGATCGATCATGTCATGCAGTTTTCTCACCTTTTTTGGATACCCGACGGAGGAAAGCCCGCTCAGGGGGTATACGTAAAGGACAATGAGGCAGATCTGCTGAACCTGCTGGCCCTCGTCAGTCAAGACACCAAGACCCTAATCGTCGGCGAGGACCTGGGAACGGTTCCTCCGCAATTCAGGGAAAGGCTTATGGCCAAAGACATCCTTTCTTACAGGTTGTTCTACTTTGAAAGAGATTACGAAGGGAACCTGACGCCTCATTACGCTTATCCTGAAGCAGCGCTGGTTTCCATATCCACGCACGATTTGCCTACCTTGGGCGGGTTCTGGTCCGGCGGCGATATCGCAACGCGTCGGGGCATCGGACAGCTTTCAGAGGAGCGAGCCAAGGCATTCACAGAGGAGCGCGCTCGGAGCAAAACCAAAATACTGGAACGGTTGGTGCAAGACGGTTTTCTGGACGACGAGGGAGCGCGTTTCGCCCGGGAGTCAAAGCTGCCTACCGATGAATTACATTCGGCAGTAATTGCCTTTCTGCTGCATACAAATTCGAAGCTCGTAATGATCAATCAGGAAGACGTGTTCTTGGACGTCAGGCAACAGAATTTCCCGGGGACCACATGGGAGCATCCGAACTGGGTGACCAAGATGCGATACTCGGTGGAAGAGTTGAGGAACAATCCGGACGCGCTACGCTATGCCAGGAAGTTTAAAGAATTGGTGGAGAAGTCCGGCAGATCCGAGTGACGGATGCCTTAGCGCGTGTGCCATACCAATTGCCACAGTTTTTGCGCTGTTGCGTAGCCCGCGCTCTAAGGGAACCGGTGGGGGCCAGAGCCTGCCCCGGACCGCGATCCGGGGTCCCTGCCACGCCAGGGGCGTGATTGATTTGTATCCGCAAAATGTGCCGGCACGGAGGCCGGCACCTACTATAGCGCGACGCAGTGGGAGTTGCGGTTACCTGAGATCCTTCTGACACCACGGTCTTGTTGGGCACGGCACGCCTGCCCCTACAACCGGATTCAGCGCCTCGTTTTGGCGTAGGGGCACGGCGTGCCGTGCCCTCTTGCGTGTTCCGCAAGACTGAATGCACGTCACTATAATTACAAGAGGCGCATTTGGTAATCGGGCACTATTTTCGACACCTGCTATTCAACCCCGCGAGATTGCATCCCCGCTTTTCAGCGGGGTCGCAATGAAAGTCGTCCCCCACCAGTGCCTAAATAATGGTTAAAGGAGTAGCTAGCAAGTTGTCTGTACGATGATCGGCAAGCGTTTGAGTTCGGTCGCTTCGACCCTGGCACCGGCCCAATACCTTGTAATGGTGCACAGGTCCTCTCTCCAGCGTTCGATCTTGCGAATCGCTTCAGCTTCCCAGGGCAGCCAGATGGATCGTTTCTTGATACGGATAGCGGCTTCCAATTCGGCAGGGACAGGCGGGTAAAAACATTCCGGATCGTCGTTTTTGGTGCGGTTCATGAAATCGTTCAGCAGTTTGATCTGCCGTTTGTTGAGCTTGCCCCGGATTCGGCAAAGGCGTCTGTCGA contains:
- a CDS encoding acyl-CoA dehydrogenase family protein; protein product: MDFKLTDEQRLIKKAARDFSTKELAPHAREWEEKCIFSREVFDKMGELDFTGLYVPEECEGTGVGRLTAALIFEEVAKGCFATAVYLSVHNMVTHLIYHYGNEEQRQRFVKPLALGEKLAAYSLTEGEAGSDAAALSTSAVKTDGGYVLNGTKLYVTSGEVADIYAVMVRTDESQKQKGISAVLVEKGTPGFTFGPHEAKMGLNSSPTTELNFNDCFVPAENLLGEEGKGLNMALTGLNGGRISIGACATGLAQQAFDYSLTYAHKRQQFGRSIISFQGLQFLFADMASEIEAARLMIYRAAYLMDQGEPCVLEAAMGKRFATDMAMRVTTDAVQVLGGYGYMKSYPVEMYMRFAKVAQIFEGTNQIQRVVIARELSKYKGGKRPDGY
- the malQ gene encoding 4-alpha-glucanotransferase, with translation MLNIYQALRTVGEIFGIEAQYIDTWGKVRRTDPKTAARVLKAKGLTISTEQLALDPQVVVVSIDDLPSRCSVYLAERITDEALASPVGQITVSGGEGTSLYHEYSFDGEAALVDADDDTGLVRLSFPFPQELETGPYKVRVEAVIGRETHSCSCIWIVCPAKAYLPPDIQTGRRVAGVGLALYGVRSEKNWGIGDFSDLIKIIDWAHEELHVDFVGLNPLHALFNKRPCTSSPYLPSSRLFRNFIYLDVPGMEDYSGSKKAQALLESPETRRRIQALRDETQVNYEEVSALKLLILRELFRNFLENHRKPGGGTNRWKEFAEFITSGGVHLERYATFCALQEHFQESLPEAESWRDWPAAFHDPESEQVKDFQAKNEDQILFWAYLQWQIDEQLNWAQQHALGLGMLIGLYHDEALAVDRNGADFWAWREFFHEGFRVGAPPDEFAPDGQDWGFPPPNGDKIRSSGYDLFFRKLGASCKRGGALRIDHVMQFSHLFWIPDGGKPAQGVYVKDNEADLLNLLALVSQDTKTLIVGEDLGTVPPQFRERLMAKDILSYRLFYFERDYEGNLTPHYAYPEAALVSISTHDLPTLGGFWSGGDIATRRGIGQLSEERAKAFTEERARSKTKILERLVQDGFLDDEGARFARESKLPTDELHSAVIAFLLHTNSKLVMINQEDVFLDVRQQNFPGTTWEHPNWVTKMRYSVEELRNNPDALRYARKFKELVEKSGRSE